Proteins co-encoded in one Ruegeria sp. HKCCD4315 genomic window:
- a CDS encoding M20/M25/M40 family metallo-hydrolase, protein MSLDTVLNRIDDDLQTSIDRLMELLRIQSISTDPAFKDEVSRAADWLVDDLRSIGIAAEKRETPGHPMVVGHVGEDTDAPHILFYGHYDVQPVDPLNLWTRDPFDPAIEETAHGPVIRGRGASDDKGQLMTFVEACRAWKAVHGSMPCRITFFFEGEEESGSPSLVPFLKENAAELKADLALVCDTSMVSRGVPSIAAQLRGMLKDEFTIIGPRIDLHSGHYGGPGLNPLRELSKIVSSFYDDETGRVAIEGFYEGVHEVPEDQLRQWQNCGFDEADYLNSVGYTQPHGEKGYSTLEQQWARPTLEVNGLWGGYNGAGSKTVIPSEAHCKITCRLVGDMNPDALRRKIRKHVEERLSPDAKVVWDNDSEGSPASVMNINRPEFEAARAALSDEWEREAVFTGMGGSIPVVGYFNTVLGLDSMLVGYANEDDAIHSPNEKYDVKSFHKGIRSWARILDALNK, encoded by the coding sequence ATGTCGCTAGACACCGTGCTGAACCGGATTGACGATGATCTGCAAACGTCGATCGACCGTCTGATGGAATTGCTGCGAATCCAGTCCATTTCAACCGATCCCGCATTCAAGGACGAGGTAAGCCGCGCCGCAGATTGGCTAGTCGATGACCTCCGCAGTATCGGGATTGCTGCTGAAAAGCGGGAAACTCCCGGCCACCCTATGGTTGTCGGTCATGTGGGAGAGGACACAGACGCCCCGCATATTCTGTTCTACGGTCACTACGATGTTCAGCCAGTCGACCCTTTGAACCTCTGGACCCGCGATCCTTTCGATCCCGCGATTGAAGAAACAGCACATGGTCCGGTGATCCGCGGGCGCGGCGCATCTGACGACAAAGGACAATTGATGACCTTTGTCGAAGCCTGCCGGGCCTGGAAGGCCGTCCATGGGTCCATGCCCTGTCGCATCACCTTTTTCTTCGAAGGCGAGGAAGAATCCGGCTCGCCCTCTCTGGTTCCTTTCCTCAAGGAAAATGCGGCCGAGCTTAAAGCAGATTTGGCACTTGTTTGCGACACCTCGATGGTGTCACGCGGCGTTCCCTCGATTGCCGCCCAATTGCGCGGCATGCTGAAGGACGAGTTCACAATCATAGGTCCCCGGATCGATCTGCATTCCGGCCACTATGGTGGCCCCGGCCTGAACCCGCTGCGGGAATTGTCCAAGATCGTCTCTTCGTTCTACGATGACGAAACCGGGCGCGTCGCGATCGAAGGGTTTTATGAGGGCGTGCACGAAGTACCCGAAGACCAGCTTCGCCAGTGGCAAAACTGCGGTTTCGACGAAGCAGATTATCTGAACTCGGTCGGTTATACCCAACCGCATGGTGAAAAGGGGTATTCGACACTTGAACAGCAATGGGCACGTCCAACACTAGAGGTGAACGGCCTATGGGGCGGCTATAATGGCGCTGGTTCGAAAACCGTGATCCCGTCGGAAGCCCATTGTAAAATTACCTGCCGCCTTGTGGGCGATATGAACCCCGATGCGTTGCGCAGGAAGATCCGCAAACACGTCGAGGAACGCCTGTCTCCAGATGCTAAAGTCGTTTGGGATAATGACTCCGAAGGCTCTCCTGCTTCCGTCATGAACATCAACCGACCGGAATTCGAAGCCGCGCGCGCAGCCCTTTCCGATGAATGGGAGCGCGAGGCTGTGTTTACAGGCATGGGCGGGTCCATCCCGGTCGTCGGGTATTTCAACACCGTGCTGGGGCTCGATTCGATGCTGGTTGGCTATGCAAACGAAGATGATGCCATCCATTCTCCGAATGAGAAATATGACGTCAAAAGTTTCCATAAGGGCATCCGCTCGTGGGCCCGAATTCTGGATGCTTTGAACAAGTAG
- the hemA gene encoding 5-aminolevulinate synthase, whose product MDYTAQLDSAIARLHDEGRYRTFIDIERRNGHFPHAVRTRPDGSQQNITVWCGNDYLGMGQHPVVLNAMHEAVDAAGAGSGGTRNISGTTVYHKRLEAELADLHGKEAALLFTSAYIANDATLSTLPKLFPGLIIYSDALNHASMIEGVRRNGGAKRIFRHNDLAHLRELLEADDPAAPKLIAFESVYSMDGDFGPIEEICDLADEFGALTYIDEVHAVGMYGPRGGGVTERDRLAHRIDIINGTLAKAYGVMGGYIAASAKMCDAVRSYAPGFIFTTSLPPAVAAGAAASVAHLKTAQELRDQHQTQAKILKLRLKGMGLPLIDHGSHIVPVIVGNPVHTKKLSDMLLDDYGIYVQPINFPTVPRGTERLRFTPSPVHGPDEMNRLVQAMDELWSHCALNRAELAG is encoded by the coding sequence TTGGACTATACTGCTCAGCTCGATTCAGCGATCGCAAGGCTGCACGACGAAGGACGCTACCGGACCTTCATCGACATCGAACGTCGCAACGGACATTTCCCTCATGCGGTACGCACGCGTCCGGATGGGTCGCAGCAGAACATCACCGTATGGTGCGGCAATGATTACTTGGGCATGGGCCAGCACCCTGTTGTTCTGAATGCCATGCACGAGGCTGTGGACGCCGCAGGTGCAGGATCTGGCGGGACGCGCAACATCTCTGGCACCACGGTCTACCATAAAAGGCTTGAGGCCGAGCTGGCCGATCTGCACGGCAAAGAAGCCGCGCTGCTGTTCACAAGCGCTTATATTGCCAATGACGCAACGCTCAGCACTCTGCCCAAGCTGTTTCCTGGTCTGATCATTTATTCCGACGCGCTGAATCATGCATCGATGATTGAAGGTGTGCGCCGCAATGGTGGCGCCAAGCGGATCTTCCGGCACAACGACTTGGCGCATCTGCGTGAGTTGCTTGAAGCAGACGATCCTGCCGCGCCTAAGCTGATTGCGTTTGAGTCGGTCTATTCGATGGACGGCGATTTTGGTCCGATTGAAGAAATCTGCGATCTGGCAGATGAATTCGGCGCTCTGACCTATATCGACGAAGTTCACGCGGTTGGGATGTACGGCCCGCGTGGTGGCGGCGTGACCGAGCGGGACCGTCTGGCCCATCGGATCGACATTATCAATGGCACGCTCGCCAAAGCATATGGCGTTATGGGGGGCTATATCGCCGCCAGCGCCAAGATGTGTGACGCTGTGCGCTCTTACGCGCCGGGTTTCATTTTCACCACTTCGTTGCCGCCTGCTGTCGCTGCGGGCGCCGCCGCTTCGGTCGCGCATCTGAAAACCGCGCAAGAGCTGCGTGACCAGCATCAGACCCAGGCCAAGATCCTCAAGCTGCGACTGAAAGGTATGGGTCTGCCTTTGATTGATCATGGCAGCCACATTGTGCCCGTGATCGTTGGTAACCCTGTGCACACCAAAAAGCTCAGCGATATGTTGCTGGATGATTATGGCATTTACGTGCAGCCCATCAATTTCCCGACTGTCCCGCGCGGCACCGAAAGGCTTCGGTTTACCCCGTCTCCGGTGCATGGACCCGACGAAATGAACCGTTTGGTGCAGGCGATGGACGAACTTTGGTCACATTGTGCGCTAAATCGCGCCGAACTTGCCGGTTAA
- a CDS encoding helix-turn-helix domain-containing protein translates to MIGRRSQRESEEDVDVRPKGFDDYEIRLGDKMRGERATMGKSLLDVQRELRIKANYIAAIENADPDAFDTPGFIAGYVRSYARYLGMNPDETFATFCQESGFEVAHGMSAEASVVRKPTGGLPARGPMGRDPFISPNTPFIPGKEPLVSQIEPRAIGSSLVLLAVIGGIGYGGWAVLNKIQQVQVNPVEQAPVVLSDLDPLDAARSTVSDGPVETASAEALDRLYRPQALDVPVLVARDAPISTLDPREVGTFRPPELPQFEVADVHTVERPALPQVVEQIDTTLKIVAVDPAWMRVTAADGSIIFEGTLGTVEQGSVFEVPLTEEPPQLRAGASGSVYFSMNGEHYGPAGAPGTVAKGVVLSKDAVSETYAVADLEAEQNSALKQLVAELQTEATEAPAE, encoded by the coding sequence ATGATTGGGCGCAGATCTCAGCGCGAGTCCGAAGAAGATGTAGACGTCAGGCCAAAAGGGTTTGACGATTACGAGATTCGTTTAGGCGACAAGATGCGCGGTGAACGCGCAACGATGGGCAAATCTCTTCTGGATGTTCAACGCGAGCTGCGGATCAAAGCCAACTACATCGCCGCAATCGAAAACGCCGATCCTGATGCATTTGATACACCCGGCTTCATAGCCGGGTATGTGCGTTCTTATGCACGTTATCTGGGCATGAACCCGGATGAGACTTTTGCGACCTTCTGTCAGGAAAGCGGGTTTGAAGTCGCGCACGGCATGTCGGCCGAAGCATCGGTTGTCCGCAAACCCACGGGTGGTCTTCCGGCACGTGGTCCGATGGGACGCGATCCGTTCATCTCGCCCAACACGCCCTTCATTCCGGGCAAGGAACCTCTGGTCAGCCAGATTGAGCCTCGGGCCATCGGGTCTTCGCTGGTCTTGTTGGCGGTCATTGGCGGCATCGGCTACGGCGGCTGGGCCGTTCTGAACAAAATCCAGCAGGTGCAAGTCAACCCGGTAGAACAAGCCCCCGTCGTTTTGTCAGATTTGGACCCGCTGGATGCAGCGCGCAGCACAGTTTCGGACGGTCCTGTCGAGACGGCAAGCGCCGAAGCACTCGACCGTCTTTATCGTCCGCAGGCTTTGGACGTTCCGGTTCTGGTGGCGCGTGATGCGCCTATTTCAACGCTTGATCCGCGTGAGGTCGGAACGTTCCGTCCGCCCGAGCTGCCGCAGTTCGAAGTGGCAGATGTACACACAGTTGAACGTCCTGCATTGCCACAGGTGGTCGAGCAGATCGACACAACGCTAAAGATCGTGGCCGTGGACCCGGCTTGGATGCGCGTGACTGCGGCTGACGGCAGCATCATCTTTGAAGGCACTTTGGGCACGGTTGAGCAGGGCAGCGTTTTTGAGGTGCCCCTGACAGAAGAACCACCGCAGTTGCGGGCCGGGGCGTCTGGGTCGGTTTACTTCTCAATGAACGGTGAGCATTACGGCCCGGCCGGGGCACCAGGTACGGTTGCCAAAGGTGTCGTCCTGTCGAAAGATGCCGTGTCCGAGACTTATGCCGTTGCCGATCTTGAGGCCGAGCAGAACAGCGCGCTCAAGCAACTGGTGGCTGAACTGCAGACCGAGGCGACAGAAGCGCCCGCCGAGTGA
- the ispG gene encoding flavodoxin-dependent (E)-4-hydroxy-3-methylbut-2-enyl-diphosphate synthase has translation MSLNHVRPWRDIYRRKSRQIMVGNVPVGGDAPIAVQTMTNTLTTDVAATVAQVQAAAEAGADIVRVSVPDEASSKALKEIVRESPVPIVADIHFHYRRGIEAAEAGAACLRINPGNIGDETRVKEVIQAARDHNCSIRIGVNAGSLEKHLLEKYGEPCPEAMVESGLEHIRILQDNDFHEFKISVKASDVFLSAAAYQGIAEATDAPIHLGITEAGGLVSGTIKSAIGLGNLLWMGIGDTIRVSLSADPVEEVKVGFEILKSLGLRHRGVNIISCPSCARQGFDVIKTVEQLEHRLEHIKTPMSLSIIGCVVNGPGEALMTDVGFTGGGAGSGMVYLAGKASHKMSNDQMIDHIVEQVEKKAAELDAQAEAAE, from the coding sequence ATGTCCCTCAATCACGTACGCCCCTGGCGCGACATCTATCGCCGTAAATCCCGTCAAATCATGGTTGGCAACGTCCCGGTTGGCGGCGACGCGCCTATCGCGGTGCAAACCATGACCAACACGCTGACCACCGATGTGGCAGCGACCGTGGCGCAGGTTCAGGCCGCAGCCGAAGCGGGCGCCGATATTGTACGCGTTTCGGTCCCGGATGAGGCATCGTCCAAAGCGCTGAAAGAAATCGTGCGCGAAAGCCCCGTGCCGATTGTGGCAGATATTCACTTTCACTACCGCCGTGGCATCGAAGCAGCCGAGGCAGGGGCGGCTTGCCTTCGTATCAATCCCGGCAACATTGGCGATGAAACTCGTGTGAAGGAAGTGATCCAAGCTGCGCGCGACCATAATTGTTCGATCCGCATCGGCGTGAACGCGGGGTCTTTGGAAAAGCACCTGCTTGAGAAATACGGCGAACCATGCCCCGAGGCGATGGTGGAAAGCGGGTTGGAACATATCCGTATCCTGCAAGACAACGACTTTCACGAATTCAAGATCAGCGTGAAGGCCAGCGATGTCTTCCTGTCTGCCGCCGCTTATCAGGGCATTGCCGAGGCCACAGACGCGCCTATCCACCTCGGTATCACCGAGGCTGGTGGGCTGGTCAGCGGCACCATCAAATCGGCCATCGGTCTGGGCAACCTGCTGTGGATGGGAATCGGCGACACGATCCGCGTCAGCTTGTCCGCAGACCCGGTGGAAGAGGTCAAAGTTGGCTTTGAAATCCTGAAATCTCTGGGTCTTCGCCATCGCGGTGTGAACATCATTTCATGCCCGTCCTGCGCCCGGCAGGGATTTGACGTGATCAAAACCGTGGAACAGCTTGAGCACAGGCTAGAGCACATCAAGACGCCGATGAGCCTTTCGATCATCGGCTGTGTCGTGAACGGTCCGGGCGAGGCTTTGATGACCGACGTTGGCTTTACCGGCGGCGGGGCAGGGTCCGGCATGGTCTATCTGGCGGGCAAGGCCAGCCACAAGATGTCCAACGATCAGATGATTGATCACATCGTGGAGCAGGTCGAAAAAAAAGCGGCTGAACTGGACGCACAGGCCGAAGCGGCAGAGTAG
- a CDS encoding VOC family protein translates to MIAYITVGVDDIARAEQFYSAFLPSLGYELERYHGDLSYALPVQPGQSVALPEFYVKSPFDGQPASAGNGTMVAFEARNQKQVRDLHAAAIAAGGADEGQPGFRDAYGAHFYVGYLRDPQGNKIALFSSNPDEPGRDG, encoded by the coding sequence ATGATCGCCTATATCACCGTTGGCGTAGACGACATCGCACGCGCCGAGCAGTTTTACTCTGCTTTCCTGCCGTCCTTGGGGTATGAACTGGAGAGGTATCATGGCGACTTGAGCTATGCCCTGCCGGTCCAGCCAGGCCAGTCCGTTGCCTTGCCAGAATTTTATGTGAAATCCCCGTTCGACGGGCAACCAGCCTCAGCCGGTAATGGTACGATGGTTGCGTTTGAGGCACGAAATCAAAAGCAGGTTCGTGATCTTCACGCCGCAGCGATTGCCGCCGGTGGGGCGGATGAAGGCCAGCCAGGCTTTCGGGACGCATACGGTGCGCATTTCTATGTTGGGTACCTTCGCGACCCTCAAGGCAACAAGATCGCGTTGTTTTCCAGCAATCCAGACGAACCTGGACGAGACGGATAG
- a CDS encoding DsbA family protein has protein sequence MILRHAAPALLGLSMAATSAQALDLNAMSDAEKVEFGAQVREYLLENPEVIIEAINILEQRNAAAEALADKELIAANEDELFNDGYSWVGGNPDGDITLVEFMDYRCGYCRRAVPEVASLLAEDGNIRLVIKELPILGDASVLSSRFAVATKQVAGDDAYKQVHDALLEFTGEPNEISLRRISDGLGLDSDAIIAAMDSDSVTDEITRTRALAQRMQISGTPSFVLGTEMLRGFLPADQMKQIADGVRAERG, from the coding sequence ATGATCCTCAGACATGCTGCACCCGCCCTTCTGGGGCTTTCCATGGCTGCGACCTCGGCGCAGGCGCTGGACCTGAACGCGATGAGCGATGCCGAAAAGGTTGAGTTTGGCGCGCAGGTACGGGAATACCTGCTGGAAAACCCCGAAGTCATTATCGAAGCGATCAACATCCTGGAACAGCGCAACGCCGCAGCCGAAGCGCTGGCTGACAAGGAACTGATCGCGGCCAACGAAGACGAGCTTTTCAACGACGGCTATAGCTGGGTGGGCGGCAACCCGGATGGAGACATCACTCTGGTCGAATTCATGGACTACCGCTGTGGCTATTGCCGCCGTGCCGTACCCGAAGTTGCCAGCCTGTTGGCCGAAGATGGTAATATCCGCCTTGTCATCAAAGAGCTTCCTATTCTGGGTGATGCCTCTGTCTTGTCCTCGCGCTTTGCGGTTGCGACCAAGCAGGTGGCCGGAGACGACGCTTACAAACAGGTCCACGACGCGCTGCTGGAGTTCACCGGCGAGCCAAATGAAATCTCTTTACGCCGCATCTCGGACGGATTGGGCCTGGACAGCGACGCGATCATCGCCGCGATGGACAGCGACAGCGTTACGGATGAAATCACCCGCACCCGAGCGCTGGCGCAACGGATGCAAATCTCGGGTACGCCTTCTTTTGTTCTGGGCACCGAAATGCTGCGTGGCTTCCTGCCTGCCGATCAGATGAAACAGATCGCGGATGGTGTTCGGGCTGAGCGCGGGTAA
- a CDS encoding M48 family metalloprotease yields MPISHVAAMAFERVSRLASIPALMLAAVVWLAAVAQTHAQSLIRDPDIEYGLRELAFPVLRAAGLNTNRVQILVVNDNTFNAFVIDYNAIYVNYGLILSVENPEMLQAVIAHEAAHIANGHLARRAENLKAAQRNAGLGTALALLAAAAGGGEAAIGIAAGTRGAALRSFLGHTRAEEASADRSAASYLRWAQISPSGMVELHRKFAGQELLSVANQDPYMRSHPTSRERLRAAEAFLDEFGDKAVPNPTADYWFARVKGKLSAFLRSPNWTLRRAKEETDRDIRLMREASAHHQNRNLSQARAAIDEALAIRPDDPFYYDLKGQILLENRQVSEAVEAYANAVEMAPNNALILAGYGRALLAQGKTKQALTALEQARARDFRNARLMQDLGVAYAKVGNNGMASTVTAERYALQGRLEDAGIHAKRAVARLPEGSPGWQRAQDVLIASERFKRNKRKRK; encoded by the coding sequence ATGCCCATCTCCCATGTTGCAGCCATGGCTTTTGAACGCGTATCCAGGCTGGCGTCAATCCCGGCTCTGATGCTTGCAGCTGTTGTCTGGCTGGCGGCAGTGGCGCAAACCCATGCGCAAAGCCTGATCCGCGATCCCGATATCGAGTATGGGCTGCGTGAACTGGCCTTTCCCGTGTTGCGCGCAGCGGGGTTGAACACAAACCGCGTTCAAATCCTGGTCGTCAACGACAACACGTTCAACGCTTTTGTCATCGACTACAATGCCATCTACGTGAACTACGGTCTGATTCTGAGCGTAGAGAACCCGGAAATGCTGCAGGCTGTCATCGCACATGAAGCCGCTCATATCGCAAATGGTCACCTGGCGCGCCGGGCCGAAAACCTCAAAGCTGCTCAGCGTAATGCGGGCCTTGGCACAGCCTTGGCTCTGCTTGCGGCTGCAGCGGGCGGCGGAGAAGCTGCTATTGGCATCGCCGCCGGCACGCGGGGCGCAGCCCTTCGCAGTTTTCTGGGCCACACCCGCGCCGAAGAAGCTTCGGCGGACCGCAGTGCCGCCAGCTATCTTCGGTGGGCCCAGATTTCACCCAGCGGCATGGTGGAACTGCACAGAAAATTCGCAGGTCAGGAGTTGCTGAGCGTAGCCAATCAGGATCCCTATATGCGGTCGCACCCCACCAGCCGCGAACGCCTGCGCGCAGCCGAAGCTTTTCTGGACGAATTTGGAGACAAGGCCGTTCCGAATCCGACCGCCGACTACTGGTTTGCCCGCGTCAAAGGCAAACTCTCGGCGTTTTTGCGATCACCCAATTGGACCTTGCGGCGCGCCAAGGAAGAGACCGATCGGGACATTCGCCTAATGCGCGAAGCCTCGGCCCATCATCAAAACCGCAACCTCTCCCAAGCCCGTGCCGCAATTGATGAAGCGTTGGCTATCCGTCCGGATGATCCGTTTTATTATGATCTGAAGGGGCAAATTCTGTTGGAAAACAGGCAGGTAAGCGAAGCTGTTGAAGCTTATGCAAATGCCGTTGAAATGGCCCCCAACAATGCCCTGATCCTTGCAGGTTATGGGCGGGCCCTGCTGGCGCAAGGCAAGACTAAACAGGCCCTTACTGCCCTGGAACAAGCGCGTGCGCGCGATTTTCGCAACGCGCGTTTGATGCAGGACCTGGGCGTTGCATATGCAAAAGTGGGCAACAACGGCATGGCATCGACTGTGACAGCCGAGCGGTATGCGCTGCAAGGGCGACTAGAAGATGCCGGAATTCACGCAAAACGCGCCGTGGCGCGACTGCCCGAAGGTTCACCGGGTTGGCAAAGGGCACAAGACGTGCTGATTGCATCCGAACGATTCAAGAGAAACAAAAGGAAACGGAAATGA
- a CDS encoding pyridoxal phosphate-dependent aminotransferase: MRNSTRSGVDPFIVMDVMEAARKAEEAGRHIIHMEVGQPGTGAPKGATQALASAMEETPLGYTVSLGLPALRQRIAQLYGQWYDVDLNPERVVVTPGSSGGFLLAFTALFDSGDRVGIGAPGYPSYRQILKALGLVPVDLPTAAENRLQPVADDIRGMDLRGLMVASPANPTGTMLDHAAMGALIDAAQGQGASFISDEIYHGLEYEAKAVTALELTDECYVINSFSKYFSMTGWRVGWMVVPEDQVRVVERIAQNMFICAPHASQVAALAAMDCEDELQANLDVYRRNRALMLDGLPKAGFTNIAPPDGAFYVYADVSDLTNDSRAFAAEILEKAGVAVTPGLDFDPQRGHTTLRFSYARATADIEDGLERLRLFMAARGAIREQA, from the coding sequence ATGAGAAACTCAACCCGGTCCGGGGTCGATCCGTTTATTGTGATGGACGTGATGGAGGCCGCGCGCAAAGCGGAAGAGGCCGGACGCCATATCATCCACATGGAAGTCGGCCAGCCAGGAACAGGAGCACCAAAAGGGGCCACGCAAGCTTTGGCCAGTGCCATGGAGGAAACCCCTTTGGGCTATACAGTGTCCTTGGGTCTGCCTGCGCTGCGCCAGCGGATCGCGCAGCTTTACGGGCAATGGTACGATGTTGACCTGAACCCCGAGAGGGTGGTGGTCACACCCGGATCTTCTGGCGGGTTTCTGCTTGCGTTTACGGCGCTTTTTGACAGCGGGGATCGGGTGGGTATCGGCGCGCCCGGTTATCCGTCATACCGCCAGATCCTCAAGGCGTTGGGTCTGGTGCCCGTCGATCTGCCCACTGCCGCTGAAAACAGGTTGCAGCCTGTCGCCGATGACATTCGAGGTATGGACCTGAGGGGGCTGATGGTGGCCTCGCCCGCAAACCCAACCGGCACGATGCTGGATCACGCGGCCATGGGGGCGCTTATTGACGCAGCGCAGGGGCAAGGGGCGTCGTTCATAAGTGACGAAATCTATCACGGGCTGGAATACGAAGCCAAAGCTGTCACCGCACTGGAGCTGACGGATGAGTGCTATGTGATCAACTCATTCTCCAAATATTTCTCGATGACCGGCTGGCGCGTCGGATGGATGGTCGTTCCCGAGGATCAGGTGCGCGTGGTCGAGCGGATTGCCCAGAACATGTTCATTTGCGCGCCCCATGCCAGCCAGGTCGCGGCACTGGCGGCAATGGATTGCGAAGACGAATTGCAGGCCAATCTGGACGTGTACCGCCGTAACCGCGCGTTGATGCTGGACGGTCTGCCCAAGGCCGGGTTCACAAACATAGCCCCGCCCGACGGTGCGTTTTATGTTTATGCTGACGTGTCTGACCTGACCAATGACAGCCGTGCCTTCGCGGCCGAGATTCTTGAAAAGGCGGGCGTTGCGGTAACTCCGGGTCTCGACTTCGATCCCCAGCGCGGTCACACGACCCTGCGTTTCTCTTACGCAAGGGCCACGGCGGATATCGAAGACGGTCTTGAGCGTTTGCGCCTGTTCATGGCCGCGCGTGGCGCGATCAGGGAACAGGCCTGA
- a CDS encoding N-acetylmuramoyl-L-alanine amidase codes for MSRIFFCIALIWALASGAMAQDFSALARVQPDQSRITDVGRTGVQVNIGLSQGVPYRIFTLQDPYRMVLDFNEVDWTGLKSQDFLQSDRISGVQFGAYVPGWSRLVLELGAPMAVDTAQLSVAEDSGAAVLSLNLKGTDFDTFNATAGAPRNPGWDLPEPANLPQAEPRSADRPLRVMLDPGHGGIDPGAEVGDVNEKTMMLTFARELREVLLRSGRYEVVLTRVEDQFVSLERRIALAHRAGADLFISLHADSLSEGQAHGAAVYTLSDDASDVASSKLAERHDRGDLLSGVDLSGSDDQVADVLLDLARQETKPRTRSLASAIANGMAQQGGPMNRKPLRTASFSVLKAADIPSVLVELGFLSSPRDLKNLKDPEWRSKMALGIYQGLEDWRQQDVIRKSLIGQ; via the coding sequence ATGAGCAGGATCTTCTTTTGCATCGCCCTGATATGGGCGCTGGCCAGCGGTGCGATGGCGCAGGATTTCAGCGCGCTGGCGCGTGTCCAGCCAGACCAAAGCCGCATTACGGACGTCGGGCGTACTGGGGTGCAGGTGAATATCGGTCTCAGCCAAGGGGTGCCGTACCGGATCTTCACCTTGCAGGACCCGTATCGGATGGTTCTGGACTTTAACGAGGTCGACTGGACGGGTTTGAAGTCGCAGGACTTCCTGCAATCAGATCGCATAAGCGGTGTTCAGTTCGGAGCTTATGTTCCTGGCTGGTCACGTCTGGTGCTGGAGCTAGGCGCACCCATGGCGGTTGATACAGCGCAATTGTCAGTTGCCGAGGATTCGGGTGCTGCCGTGTTGTCCCTGAACCTCAAGGGCACGGATTTCGACACGTTCAACGCAACCGCAGGTGCGCCGCGCAATCCGGGCTGGGACCTGCCGGAACCCGCCAACCTGCCGCAAGCGGAACCACGCAGCGCCGACCGGCCCCTGCGTGTCATGCTGGATCCGGGTCATGGCGGAATTGATCCGGGTGCCGAAGTCGGCGATGTGAATGAGAAGACGATGATGCTGACTTTCGCGCGTGAGCTGCGGGAAGTTCTTTTGCGTTCAGGCAGATACGAGGTGGTCCTGACGCGGGTTGAGGATCAGTTCGTGTCGCTTGAGCGTCGGATTGCCTTGGCCCATCGGGCGGGTGCGGACCTGTTCATTTCGCTGCACGCTGATTCCCTGTCCGAGGGGCAGGCTCATGGCGCGGCGGTCTATACTTTGTCCGATGATGCCTCGGATGTGGCAAGTTCAAAACTGGCCGAGCGACACGACCGGGGGGATTTGCTGTCGGGTGTTGATCTCAGCGGCTCGGACGATCAGGTGGCCGATGTTCTGCTGGATCTGGCGCGGCAGGAAACCAAGCCGCGCACACGGTCGCTGGCTTCGGCGATTGCCAACGGCATGGCGCAGCAAGGTGGCCCAATGAACCGCAAACCGCTGCGCACGGCGTCTTTTTCCGTGCTCAAGGCGGCGGATATCCCTTCTGTTCTGGTCGAGCTTGGGTTCTTGTCCAGTCCCAGAGACCTGAAAAACCTCAAGGATCCGGAATGGCGATCGAAAATGGCTCTGGGTATTTATCAGGGGCTTGAGGACTGGCGACAGCAGGACGTGATCCGTAAATCCCTGATTGGCCAGTGA